A genome region from Triticum aestivum cultivar Chinese Spring chromosome 2B, IWGSC CS RefSeq v2.1, whole genome shotgun sequence includes the following:
- the LOC123040425 gene encoding protein STRICTOSIDINE SYNTHASE-LIKE 10 encodes MGRRGSAGGWLVLLLALLAVSLAPSCSAAEVKTSPTEWSLHLPLPSGVTGAESLAFDARGQGPYTGVSDGRVLKWGGSAAGWTTFAYHANYRKFPMCTVPVAPSEETESLCGRPLGLAFHRKSGDLYIADAYKGLMKVGPDGGEAEVLATKADGVPFNFVNGIDIDQVTGDVYFTDSSVTYPRRFNTEIMMNADATGRLLKYDAVTKQVTVLKDGLPYPNGVAVSYDRMYVVVAHTVPCQAHKYYLQGPKAGHYELLADLPGYPDNVRRDGKGGYWVGLNQEKGRPGATTAPVKHLVGVRLNGGGVEVEELTAAKGVTLSEVTERKGQLWLGSVELDYIGLVA; translated from the exons ATGGGGCGCCGCGGATCCGCGGGCGGGTGGCTCGTCCTCCTGCTCGCTCTTCTCGCCGTCTCTCTGGCCCCGTCGTGCTCGGCCGCGGAGGTAAAGACCAGCCCGACGGAGTGGAGCCTCCACCTCCCCCTGCCCAGCGGCGTCACCGGCGCCGAGAGCCTGGCCTTCGACGCGCGCGGCCAGGGCCCCTACACCGGCGTCTCCGACGGCCGTGTCCTCAAGTGGGGCGGCAGCGCCGCCGGCTGGACGACCTTCGCCTACCACGCCAACTACAGGAAGTTCCCCATGTGCACCGTGCCCGTCGCGCCGTCGGAGGAGACGGAGAGCCTGTGCGGGCGGCCGCTGGGGCTCGCGTTCCACCGTAAGTCCGGCGACCTCTACATTGCCGATGCTTACAAGGGGCTCATGAAAGTCGGCCCGGACGGCGGCGAGGCTGAGGTGCTTGCCACCAAGGCTGATGGCGTCCCGTTCAACTTCGTCAACGGCATCGACATCGATCAGGTTACTGGCGATGTTTACTTCACCGACAGCAGCGTGACATATCCACGAAG GTTTAATACGGAAATCATGATGAACGCGGACGCGACGGGGAGGCTGCTCAAGTACGACGCGGTGACGAAGCAGGTCACCGTGCTCAAGGACGGCCTGCCGTACCCTAACGGCGTCGCGGTGAGCTACGACAGGATGTACGTCGTCGTCGCGCACACGGTGCCATGCCAGGCACACAAGTACTATCTCCAGGGACCAAAGGCTGGCCACTACGAGCTGCTCGCCGACCTGCCGGGCTACCCGGACAATGTGCGGCGGGACGGGAAGGGCGGCTACTGGGTGGGGCTGAACCAGGAGAAGGGGCGCCCGGGCGCGACCACAGCCCCAGTGAAGCACTTGGTCGGTGTCCGGCTCAACGGTGGTGGCGTTGAGGTCGAGGAGCTGACGGCGGCCAAGGGCGTGACGCTCAGCGAGGTGACCGAGAGGAAAGGACAGCTGTGGCTCGGCTCCGTCGAGCTCGATTATATCGGCCTTGTTGCCTAG